One segment of Salvelinus alpinus chromosome 1, SLU_Salpinus.1, whole genome shotgun sequence DNA contains the following:
- the LOC139573691 gene encoding myb/SANT-like DNA-binding domain-containing protein 4 isoform X2, producing MATRAAYFSPSEAQILMEAYEEVKDIIKKKGNTATVIKQREKAWQSIADRLNALNMNGPKRTWQQVKIKYKNILQNAVKKNTHRQGTGGGSPKADLTPAEDMALELNKGRPVLEGIPGGKETSIGSSQDATRFIQVSGSTVFLLEPPAQAPDDADPGEGPSAAATAHDGDDDEEETISLDSRRHEDPDAIQWENQPGNISSQAIRKLYGNHLRRQIELADIDIQYKKKKMENLALESEIKKRTIRKLDLEIKKLEREVRYAFNVHCMLTVTQMY from the exons atggcaactagagccgcgtacttttccccgtcggaagcacaaatcctcatggaggcatacgaggaggtaaaagatataattaagaagaaaggcaacaccgccacagtgataaagcaaagagaaaaagcgtggcaaagtattgcagaccgcctgaatgc attaaacatgaacgggccaaaacggacatggcagcaggtcaaaatcaaatacaagaacattctgcagaatg cagtgaaaaagaatacccacagacaaggcacgggtggtgggtcaccaaaggctgaccttaccccagcagaggacatggccttggagctaaataaaggcaggcccgtcttagaggggatccctggggggaaagagacgagcataggttcctcccaagatgccacccgcttcattcaag tgtctggcagcactgtgttcctgttagagccaccagcacaagcaccagacgatgctgatcca ggtgaaggccccagtgcagcagcaacagcacatgatggagacgatgatgaggaggagaccatctctctggattccagaaggcatgag gacccagatgctatacagtgggaaaaccagcctggcaacata agctcacaagctatcagaaagttgtatggcaaccacctccggcgccaaatagaactggcagacatagacattcagtacaagaagaaaaagatggaaaatcttgcactggagtccgaaataaaaaagaggacaattaggaaactggaccttgaaataaaaaaacttgagagggaggtgagatatgccttcaatgtacactgtatgctaactgtaacacaaatgtattaa
- the LOC139573691 gene encoding myb/SANT-like DNA-binding domain-containing protein 4 isoform X3, giving the protein MATRAAYFSPSEAQILMEAYEEVKDIIKKKGNTATVIKQREKAWQSIADRLNALNMNGPKRTWQQVKIKYKNILQNAVKKNTHRQGTGGGSPKADLTPAEDMALELNKGRPVLEGIPGGKETSIGSSQDATRFIQVSGSTVFLLEPPAQAPDDADPGEGPSAAATAHDGDDDEEETISLDSRRHEDPDAIQWENQPGNISSQAIRKLYGNHLRRQIELADIDIQYKKKKMENLALESEIKKRTIRKLDLEIKKLERELQEDDTAQNKN; this is encoded by the exons atggcaactagagccgcgtacttttccccgtcggaagcacaaatcctcatggaggcatacgaggaggtaaaagatataattaagaagaaaggcaacaccgccacagtgataaagcaaagagaaaaagcgtggcaaagtattgcagaccgcctgaatgc attaaacatgaacgggccaaaacggacatggcagcaggtcaaaatcaaatacaagaacattctgcagaatg cagtgaaaaagaatacccacagacaaggcacgggtggtgggtcaccaaaggctgaccttaccccagcagaggacatggccttggagctaaataaaggcaggcccgtcttagaggggatccctggggggaaagagacgagcataggttcctcccaagatgccacccgcttcattcaag tgtctggcagcactgtgttcctgttagagccaccagcacaagcaccagacgatgctgatcca ggtgaaggccccagtgcagcagcaacagcacatgatggagacgatgatgaggaggagaccatctctctggattccagaaggcatgag gacccagatgctatacagtgggaaaaccagcctggcaacata agctcacaagctatcagaaagttgtatggcaaccacctccggcgccaaatagaactggcagacatagacattcagtacaagaagaaaaagatggaaaatcttgcactggagtccgaaataaaaaagaggacaattaggaaactggaccttgaaataaaaaaacttgagagggag ctccaagaagatgacacagctcaaaataaaaattag
- the LOC139573691 gene encoding putative nuclease HARBI1 isoform X1 gives MKGQNCVFLSALTMACPFVRDVVDEEALVLRRAFRRERVFRDRLDPLAFPDDHLYERYRFSADGIRYLCRLLGPRIKHRTARSHALSVEQMVCVALRFFASGAFLYSVGDAEQLNKATICRTIRSVCLAIKALADVFISFPGHRRLCDIKEEFYRIAGFPNVIGAVDCTHIRIKAPSGAHEADFVNRKSFHSINVQMVCNADCVISNVVAKWPGSVHDSRIFRASEIYQCLSQGEFSGVLLGDRGYGCQPFLLTPFTDPQEAQQAYNHAHARTRARVEMTFGLLKARFHCLHKLRVSPVRACDITVACAVLHNVACLRKERAPRVPPAMDWDNPAIFPDDDSGRLLRDQYVLNYFS, from the exons atgaagggccaaaattgtgtgttcctttctgctctgacaatggcatgcccattcgtgcgagatgtggtggatgaagaagcacttgtgctgaggagagccttcaggcgagaaagggtcttcagggaccggttggacccactggccttccctgatgaccatctatatgaaagatacaggttttctgcagatggcatcaggtatctatgcagactactgggtcccaggattaagcaccgcactgcacggagccatgcactgagtgtggagcaaatggtttgtgtggccttgcgcttttttgctagtggagccttcctgtactcagtgggggatgcagaacagctgaacaaggccacaatttgccgcacaataaggagtgtgtgtctggctatcaaagcattagcagatgtcttcatctccttccctggccacagaagactctgtgacatcaaagaggagttctataggattgcag gtttccccaatgtcattggtgcagtggactgcacacacataaggataaaagccccctcaggtgcccatgaggccgattttgtgaataggaaatcctttcacagcattaatgttcag atggtctgcaatgctgactgtgtgatcagcaatgttgtggcaaaatggcctggctcagtccatgactccagaatctttcgggcctctgaaatctatcagtgcctatcacaag gtgaattctctggtgtgttgctgggagacagggggtatggctgccagccttttctcctgacacctttcacagacccccaggaagcacagcaggcctacaaccatgcccatgccaggaccagggccagagttgaaatgacctttggcctcctgaaggcacgctttcactgccttcacaaattaagggtcagccctgttagggcatgtgatattactgtggcttgtgctgtcctccacaatgtggcctgcctgaggaaggagagggcccccagagtgccaccagccatggactgggacaatccggcaatcttccctgatgacgacagtggtcggctgctgagggaccaatatgtgttgaattattttagttag